AAAAAGGCGAAGAAGGAAGGCAAGGAGTTTACGGCAGTGGGGGCAGCGGGGGATGTGAAAAGCGTGCTGGAGGACAGCAATATGGCAACGCTTTTGCATATGCGCGATACCCGGGACGATTTGTGAAGGGGACGATGAAATGCGGCCGAGCGGTGACTGGAAGCAATATGAGGCAACCGATGAAATGTACGTCAGCATGCTGGAGGACATCATGTCTGCTGCCCAAAAAGCCGGAATCCCCAAGACCCAGGAAACCAGGCTGACGCTGGGCGTCGAGGAAATGCTGGGCAATATCGTAGATTATGCCTATGAGGGGCACGGCCCTATCTGGATCAGAGCTGGGCTGGAAGGCGATTTTTTCCGGCTGGATTTCGCCGACCACGGCCATCCCTTCAATCCCCTAGCCAAGGATATGCGGCATGAAGAGGGCCTGCCCGTGGAGGAGATGGAGGAAGGGGGCTTCGGCATTTACTTCGTGCGGAAATACTTTGATAGGATGGAGTACGACTACCGCGACTTTCAAGGGAAAAAGGCCAATATTCTTTCCCTTATGCTGAAAGTCCTCGGGGGTTCATCCCTAAGTTCCGGCGACGACGAAGCGTCCCTTGCGGAAGGGGAGGATTCATGAAGGTATCCATC
This genomic interval from Selenomonas sp. AB3002 contains the following:
- a CDS encoding ATP-binding protein, which produces MRPSGDWKQYEATDEMYVSMLEDIMSAAQKAGIPKTQETRLTLGVEEMLGNIVDYAYEGHGPIWIRAGLEGDFFRLDFADHGHPFNPLAKDMRHEEGLPVEEMEEGGFGIYFVRKYFDRMEYDYRDFQGKKANILSLMLKVLGGSSLSSGDDEASLAEGEDS